In one window of Heterodontus francisci isolate sHetFra1 chromosome 24, sHetFra1.hap1, whole genome shotgun sequence DNA:
- the ubfd1 gene encoding ubiquitin domain-containing protein UBFD1 isoform X1 → MAGKESLSECFQLTESNRSLRTDQNFVNRRGLLAWCYWISFTWADTGGMETEACTDTTVQKEKPSCGTAGEGDAQSLLTEQMENENALPQTSVSNGGESDAEKEMVDLKIIWNKNKYDLRVALDSTGASLKEKIHSLTGLTPAMQKVMYKGLLQEDKTLREIKVTNGAKIMVIGSTINDVLAVNTPKEVVQQEAKAEEPKKEPLCRQKQHRKVLDKGKPEDIMPSIKGVKERLPSVPLSGMYNKSSGKVRLTFKLEQDQLWIGTKERTEKIPMGSIKNVITEPIEGHEDYHMMAFQLGPTEASYYWVYWVPTQYVDAIKDTVLGKWQYF, encoded by the exons ATGGCTGG GAAAGAAAGTCTGAGTGAATGTTTTCAGCTTACGGAGAGCAACCGTTCTCTCAGAACCGATCAGAATTTCGTCAATAGACGAGGTCTCCTTGCTTGGTGCTACTGGATTAGTTTCACGT GGGCAGACACTGGTGGAATGGAAACAGAGGCTTGCACAGACACAACCGTTCAGAAAGAGAAACCAAGCTGTGGGACAGCTGGTGAAGGGGACGCTCAGTCCTTACTGACCGAACAAATGGAGAACGAGAATGCACTCCCTCAGACTTCAGTCAGCAATGGTGGCGAGTCGGATGCTGAGAAGGAAATGGTAGACCTGAAAATTATTTGGAACAAAAACAAATATGATCTGAGAGTTGCACTGGATAGTACAGGAGCCAGTCTGAAAGAAAAGATTCACTCGCTCACAG GTCTCACTCCTGCTATGCAAAAGGTCATGTACAAGGGACTGCTCCAAGAAGATAAAACCTTACGTGAAATTAAAGTCACAAATGGTGCAAAGATAATGGTAATTGGATCAACAATTAATGACGTTCTAGCCGTAAACACGCCAAAAGAGGTAGTACAGCAAGAGGCCAAAGCTGAAGAGCCCAAAAAGGAACCTCTATGTAGGCAAAAG CAACACAGGAAAGTATTAGACAAAGGAAAACCAGAGGACATCATGCCATCCATTAAAGGTGTTAAG GAACGTTTACCAAGTGTACCATTATCTGGCATGTATAACAAGTCAAGTGGAAAAGTAAGGTTAACCTTCAAACTGGAGCAGGACCAGCTCTGGATTGGAACCAAGG AGAGAACAGAAAAAATCCCTATGGGCTCTATCAAAAATGTGATCACTGAACCTATTGAAGGACATGAAGATTATCACATGATG GCATTTCAGCTGGGTCCCACTGAAGCGTCGTACTATTGGGTTTACTGGGTGCCTACGCAGTATGTTGATGCAATCAAAGATACAGTCCTTGGGAAGTGGCAGTATTTTTGA
- the ubfd1 gene encoding ubiquitin domain-containing protein UBFD1 isoform X2, whose amino-acid sequence MAARDGADTGGMETEACTDTTVQKEKPSCGTAGEGDAQSLLTEQMENENALPQTSVSNGGESDAEKEMVDLKIIWNKNKYDLRVALDSTGASLKEKIHSLTGLTPAMQKVMYKGLLQEDKTLREIKVTNGAKIMVIGSTINDVLAVNTPKEVVQQEAKAEEPKKEPLCRQKQHRKVLDKGKPEDIMPSIKGVKERLPSVPLSGMYNKSSGKVRLTFKLEQDQLWIGTKERTEKIPMGSIKNVITEPIEGHEDYHMMAFQLGPTEASYYWVYWVPTQYVDAIKDTVLGKWQYF is encoded by the exons ATGGCGGCTCGGGATG GGGCAGACACTGGTGGAATGGAAACAGAGGCTTGCACAGACACAACCGTTCAGAAAGAGAAACCAAGCTGTGGGACAGCTGGTGAAGGGGACGCTCAGTCCTTACTGACCGAACAAATGGAGAACGAGAATGCACTCCCTCAGACTTCAGTCAGCAATGGTGGCGAGTCGGATGCTGAGAAGGAAATGGTAGACCTGAAAATTATTTGGAACAAAAACAAATATGATCTGAGAGTTGCACTGGATAGTACAGGAGCCAGTCTGAAAGAAAAGATTCACTCGCTCACAG GTCTCACTCCTGCTATGCAAAAGGTCATGTACAAGGGACTGCTCCAAGAAGATAAAACCTTACGTGAAATTAAAGTCACAAATGGTGCAAAGATAATGGTAATTGGATCAACAATTAATGACGTTCTAGCCGTAAACACGCCAAAAGAGGTAGTACAGCAAGAGGCCAAAGCTGAAGAGCCCAAAAAGGAACCTCTATGTAGGCAAAAG CAACACAGGAAAGTATTAGACAAAGGAAAACCAGAGGACATCATGCCATCCATTAAAGGTGTTAAG GAACGTTTACCAAGTGTACCATTATCTGGCATGTATAACAAGTCAAGTGGAAAAGTAAGGTTAACCTTCAAACTGGAGCAGGACCAGCTCTGGATTGGAACCAAGG AGAGAACAGAAAAAATCCCTATGGGCTCTATCAAAAATGTGATCACTGAACCTATTGAAGGACATGAAGATTATCACATGATG GCATTTCAGCTGGGTCCCACTGAAGCGTCGTACTATTGGGTTTACTGGGTGCCTACGCAGTATGTTGATGCAATCAAAGATACAGTCCTTGGGAAGTGGCAGTATTTTTGA